The following proteins come from a genomic window of Alnus glutinosa chromosome 10, dhAlnGlut1.1, whole genome shotgun sequence:
- the LOC133879997 gene encoding putative ABC transporter C family member 15 isoform X2 yields MLWEDIMFNLRGATRWPQLESPCLWEHVSIVVPVGFLAIFLLDLAGKLLGLIFKHRAKVTDRGIDKYPIRIKVSIAYKASIICTSLLLGTHILMLMMLLNGRGTQCNSKAWAFSSETLQVLSWAITVVAVYIVPNRKYIKFPWILRAWWLCSFLLSIICITLDTHFIMINHGKLGVRDFADFLGLLASTCLMGISIRGKTDIVFIVPSGTAEPLLNGKTDKNSECIRESPYGKATLVQLVTFSWLNPLFVLGFKKPLEPDEIPDVDIKDSAGFLSHSFNESLEHVKERDGTTNPSIYKAIYLFIRKKAAINAFFAVVTAVASYVGPYLIEDFVTFLSQKSTRSLESGYLLALAFLGAKMVETIAQRQWIFGARQLGLRLRASLISSIYKKGLVLSNRSRQSRTSGEIINYMSVDIQRITDLIWYLNILWMLPIQISLAIYILHTTLGLGSLGALAATLTVMACNIPLTRLQKRYQSKIMEAKDNRMKATSEVLRNMKALKLQAWDSQFLNSLEGLRKIEYSWLWKSLRLSALSAFIFWGSPTLISVVTFGTCMLMGIELTAGRVLSALATFRMLQDPIFSLPDLLSAIAQGKVSADRITSYLQEEEIQSDAIKYLPRDQTEFDIQIDSGEFSWDPESRNPTLEKIQLKVKRGMKVAICGTVGSGKSSLLSCIIGEIQKLSGTVKISGTKAYVPQSPWILTGNVRDNILFGNQYDGTKYDRTVKACALEKDFELFSSGDLTEIGERGINMSGGQKQRIQIARAVYQDANIYLLDDPFSAVDAHTGTQIFEECLMGILKDKTILFVTHQVEFLPAADLILVMQNGRIAQAGRFEELLKQNIGFEVLVGAHSEALESILTVENSSKTSPSPTADDESNIDSTFNAELLHTQNDSEHNLSLEITEKASKFVQDEEREKGSIGKEVYWSYLTTVKGGALVPFILLAQSSFQVLQIASNYWMAWASPTTSETQPKVAMNFILLVYILLAVGSSLCVLLRATLVALAGLWTSQKLFTKMLHSVLRAPMAFFDSTPFGRILNRVSTDQSVLDLELAGKVGWCAFSIIQILGTIVVMSQVAWEVFVIFIPVTAICIWYQQYYIPTARELARLSGIERAPILHHFAESLAGAATIRAFDQEHRFIDGNLGLVDNHSRPWFHSVSAMEWLSFRLNLLSNFVFAFSLVLLVTLPEGVINPSIAGLAVTYGINLNVLQASVIWNICNAENKMISVERILQYSNIKREAALVIEDCRPPNNWPEVGTICFKNLKIRYAEHLPSVLKNINCTFPGRKKVGVVGRTGSGKSTLIQAIFRIVEPGEGSIIIDDVDICKIGLHDLRSRLSIIPQDPAMFEGTIRANLDPLQQYSDSEIWEALDKCQLGHRVCDKEEKLDSTVVENGENWSVGQRQLFCLGRTLLKKSSILVLDEATASVDSATDGVIQKIISQEFKDRTVVTIAHRIHTVIDSDLVLVLSEGKIAEYDTPGKLLKRPDSFFSKLVQEYSSRSQSFNNLAKRHD; encoded by the exons ATGCTTTGGGAGGACATCATGTTCAATTTACGTGGCGCAACAC GATGGCCGCAGCTCGAATCACCCTGTCTTTGGGAGCATGTCAGCATAGTTGTGCCAGTGGGTTTCCTTGCAATTTTCTTGCTAGATCTTGCAGGAAAACTTCTGGGCCTAATTTTCAAACACAGAGCAAAGGTTACGGATAGGGGCATAGACAAGTACCCCATCAGAATAAAAGTCAGTATTGCCTATAAGGCTAGCATAATTTGTACCAGTTTACTACTGGGGACTCATATCTTAATGCTAATGATGCTGCTAAATGGTAGAGGAACTCAGTGCAACTCTAAGGCTTGGGCCTTTTCATCAGAAACCTTGCAAGTGCTATCATGGGCAATTACAGTAGTTGCAGTATACATAGTGCCAAATAGAAAGTACATCAAGTTCCCCTGGATCCTAAGAGCATGGTGGCTTTGCAGTTTCTTGTTGTCCATCATCTGCATAACTCTTGATACCCATTTTATAATGATAAACCATGGCAAACTTGGCGTAAGAGACTTTGCGGACTTCCTTGGTCTGCTTGCATCCACATGCCTCATGGGCATTTCAATCAGAGGGAAGACAGACATTGTCTTCATTGTCCCCAGTGGCACTGCTGAGCCACTTCTCAATGGAAAAACTGATAAAAATTCAGAATGCATTAGGGAATCTCCATATGGGAAAGCTACTCTTGTCCAACTAGTTACCTTCTCTTGGCTCAATCCCTTATTTGTTCTTGGGTTTAAGAAACCCCTCGAACCGGATGAAATTCCAGATGTTGATATCAAGGACTCAGCAGGATTTCTTTCCCACTCATTCAATGAGAGCCTTGAACATGTTAAGGAGAGAGATGGAACTACAAACCCATCCATCTACAAGGCAATCTACTTGTTTATCAGGAAGAAAGCAGCAATCAATGCATTTTTTGCAGTGGTTACTGCTGTAGCATCATATGTTGGCCCATACCTCATTGAGGACTTTGTAACTTTCCTGTCCCAGAAGAGCACCCGGAGTTTAGAGAGTGGCTACCTTCTAGCACTAGCCTTTCTAGGTGCCAAAATGGTTGAGACAATAGCACAGAGGCAATGGATTTTCGGGGCACGCCAACTAGGCCTTCGCCTTAGAGCTTCTCTGATATCTAGTATTTATAAGAAGGGCTTAGTCCTGTCAAACCGATCCCGCCAAAGCCGCACTAGTGGAGAGATCATCAACTATATGAGTGTAGATATCCAAAGAATCACAGACTTAATCTGGTACTTAAACATACTATGGATGTTACCCATACAAATTTCCTTAGCTATCTACATTCTACATACAACTCTAGGTTTGGGTTCATTGGGAGCATTAGCCGCAACTTTAACTGTTATGGCTTGCAATATACCCCTTACAAGACTCCAGAAGAGGTACCAATCTAAGATCATGGAAGCGAAGGACAATAGGATGAAAGCCACTTCAGAAGTTCTTCGAAATATGAAGGCTCTTAAACTTCAAGCATGGGACAGTCAGTTCCTCAACAGTTTAGAGGGATTGAGGAAAATAGAGTATAGTTGGTTATGGAAATCACTAAGATTATCAGCATTGTCAGCTTTTATCTTCTGGGGATCACCTACGTTAATTTCTGTGGTAACTTTTGGGACATGTATGCTAATGGGGATTGAACTCACAGCTGGGAGAGTTTTATCTGCTTTGGCCACCTTCCGAATGTTACAAGACCCTATATTCAGTCTGCCTGATTTACTCTCTGCGATTGCACAAGGAAAAGTCTCAGCGGATAGAATTACTTCCTACCTACAGGAAGAGGAAATTCAAAGCGACGCAATCAAGTATCTTCCAAGAGATCAAACAGAGTTTGACATCCAGATTGACAGTGGGGAATTCAGCTGGGATCCGGAGTCGAGAAATCCAACTCTTGAAAAAATACAGTTAAAAGTGAAGAGGGGAATGAAGGTGGCAATATGCGGGACTGTGGGATCAGGGAAGTCTAGCCTGCTTTCATGCATTATAGGAGAAATACAGAAGCTATCTGGGACAGTGAAGATTAGTGGTACAAAGGCTTATGTACCTCAGTCTCCATGGATACTAACAGGAAATGTAAGGGATAATATTCTCTTCGGGAATCAATATGATGGTACTAAGTACGACAGAACAGTTAAAGCATGTGCTTTGGAAAAGGATTTTGAACTTTTCTCCAGTGGTGACCTAACAGAGATTGGAGAGAGAGGGATAAATATGAGTGGAGGCCAAAAGCAAAGAATACAGATTGCTCGTGCAGTTTACCAGGATGCTAACATATATCTACTTGATGACCCTTTCAGTGCTGTTGATGCTCATACTGGCACCCAAATTTTTGAG GAATGCCTGATGGGGATTCTTAAAGACAAGACTATACTTTTTGTTACCCACCAAGTTGAGTTTCTTCCAGCAGCAGACCTTATTCTG GTGATGCAAAATGGAAGAATTGCACAAGCTGGACGATTCGAGGAACTTTTGAAGCAAAATATAGGATTTGAAGTTTTAGTTGGTGCTCATAGTGAAGCTCTAGAGTCAATCCTCACAGTTGAAAACTCAAGTAAAACATCTCCAAGTCCTACAGCTGATGATGAATCCAACATAGATTCAACTTTTAATGCAGAGCTTCTACACACACAAAATGACTCAGAGCATAATCTTTCTCTAGAAATAACAGAAAAGGCAAGCAAATTTGTCCAAGatgaagaaagagagaaaggaagcATTGGAAAAGAAGTTTACTGGTCTTATTTGACCACTGTGAAAGGTGGAGCCCTAGTTCCATTCATCCTTTTGGCACAGTCATCATTCCAAGTATTACAGATAGCAAGTAACTACTGGATGGCATGGGCTTCTCCTACCACAAGTGAGACTCAACCGAAAGTGGCGATGAACTTCATATTGCTTGTTTATATATTACTTGCTGTTGGAAGTTCACTTTGCGTGCTGTTGCGAGCCACTTTAGTAGCACTAGCAGGACTTTGGACATCACAAAAGCTTTTCACCAAAATGCTGCATAGTGTGCTCCGGGCACCGATGGCATTTTTTGATTCAACCCCATTTGGAAGAATCTTAAACCGG GTATCTACAGATCAAAGTGTGCTAGACTTGGAACTGGCAGGAAAAGTAGGTTGGTGTGCCTTTTCAATAATTCAGATTCTAGGAACTATTGTAGTGATGTCACAAGTGGCATGGGAAGTATTTGTCATCTTCATTCCAGTAACTGCAATCTGCATATGGTACCAA CAATATTACATACCAACAGCAAGAGAACTAGCCCGCTTATCAGGTATTGAACGAGCACCAATACTCCATCACTTTGCAGAATCACTAGCAGGAGCTGCAACAATCCGTGCTTTTGATCAAGAACACCGTTTCATTGATGGAAACCTCGGTCTTGTTGACAACCACTCTAGGCCATGGTTTCATAGTGTGTCAGCAATGgaatggctttctttcagactCAATTTGCTATCCAACTTTGTGTTTGCCTTCTCATTGGTTTTACTGGTCACCCTCCCTGAAGGAGTTATCAATCCAA GCATTGCAGGGTTGGCAGTAACATACGGAATCAATTTGAACGTGTTACAAGCTTCAGTTATATGGAACATATGCAATGCAGAAAATAAGATGATATCAGTTGAAAGAATTCTTCAGTACTCAAATATAAAACGTGAAGCAGCACTTGTGATTGAAGATTGCAGACCACCAAACAACTGGCCAGAAGTTGGAACaatttgctttaaaaatttgaag ATCCGCTACGCTGAACATCTTCCATCTGTCCTAAAAAACATTAACTGTACATTTCCTGGAAGGAAGAAAGTTGGTGTTGTGGGAAGGACAGGTAGTGGGAAATCAACCCTCATACAAGCTATTTTCAGGATTGTTGAACCCGGAGAGGGCAGCATCATCATCGATGATGTGGACATTTGCAAAATAGGCCTTCACGACTTAAGATCAAGGCTTAGTATCATACCACAGGACCCAGCAATGTTTGAGGGAACAATTAGAGCAAACCTAGACCCTCTACAGCAATATTCTGACAGTGAAATATGGGAG GCTCTGGATAAATGTCAGCTAGGTCATCGAGTGTGTGATAAGGAAGAGAAGTTGGATTCCACAG TCgttgaaaatggagaaaattgGAGTGTGGGCCAAAGACAGTTATTTTGTCTTGGAAGAACCTTGCTGAAGAAGAGTAGCATTCTCGTACTGGATGAAGCAACAGCATCAGTTGATTCTGCAACTGATGGAGTGATACAAAAAATCATTAGTCAAGAGTTCAAAGATCGGACAGTTGTCACTATAGCTCACAGAATCCACACAGTTATAGATAGCGATCTCGTGTTGGTCCTCAGTGAAGGCAA AATTGCAGAATATGACACTCCAGGAAAGCTACTGAAACGGCCGGATTCTTTCTTCTCTAAACTCGTACAGGAGTACTCCTCAAGATCTCAAAGTTTCAACAACTTAgcaaagagacatgattag
- the LOC133879997 gene encoding putative ABC transporter C family member 15 isoform X1, whose amino-acid sequence MLWEDIMFNLRGATQLKILQFRTGWPQLESPCLWEHVSIVVPVGFLAIFLLDLAGKLLGLIFKHRAKVTDRGIDKYPIRIKVSIAYKASIICTSLLLGTHILMLMMLLNGRGTQCNSKAWAFSSETLQVLSWAITVVAVYIVPNRKYIKFPWILRAWWLCSFLLSIICITLDTHFIMINHGKLGVRDFADFLGLLASTCLMGISIRGKTDIVFIVPSGTAEPLLNGKTDKNSECIRESPYGKATLVQLVTFSWLNPLFVLGFKKPLEPDEIPDVDIKDSAGFLSHSFNESLEHVKERDGTTNPSIYKAIYLFIRKKAAINAFFAVVTAVASYVGPYLIEDFVTFLSQKSTRSLESGYLLALAFLGAKMVETIAQRQWIFGARQLGLRLRASLISSIYKKGLVLSNRSRQSRTSGEIINYMSVDIQRITDLIWYLNILWMLPIQISLAIYILHTTLGLGSLGALAATLTVMACNIPLTRLQKRYQSKIMEAKDNRMKATSEVLRNMKALKLQAWDSQFLNSLEGLRKIEYSWLWKSLRLSALSAFIFWGSPTLISVVTFGTCMLMGIELTAGRVLSALATFRMLQDPIFSLPDLLSAIAQGKVSADRITSYLQEEEIQSDAIKYLPRDQTEFDIQIDSGEFSWDPESRNPTLEKIQLKVKRGMKVAICGTVGSGKSSLLSCIIGEIQKLSGTVKISGTKAYVPQSPWILTGNVRDNILFGNQYDGTKYDRTVKACALEKDFELFSSGDLTEIGERGINMSGGQKQRIQIARAVYQDANIYLLDDPFSAVDAHTGTQIFEECLMGILKDKTILFVTHQVEFLPAADLILVMQNGRIAQAGRFEELLKQNIGFEVLVGAHSEALESILTVENSSKTSPSPTADDESNIDSTFNAELLHTQNDSEHNLSLEITEKASKFVQDEEREKGSIGKEVYWSYLTTVKGGALVPFILLAQSSFQVLQIASNYWMAWASPTTSETQPKVAMNFILLVYILLAVGSSLCVLLRATLVALAGLWTSQKLFTKMLHSVLRAPMAFFDSTPFGRILNRVSTDQSVLDLELAGKVGWCAFSIIQILGTIVVMSQVAWEVFVIFIPVTAICIWYQQYYIPTARELARLSGIERAPILHHFAESLAGAATIRAFDQEHRFIDGNLGLVDNHSRPWFHSVSAMEWLSFRLNLLSNFVFAFSLVLLVTLPEGVINPSIAGLAVTYGINLNVLQASVIWNICNAENKMISVERILQYSNIKREAALVIEDCRPPNNWPEVGTICFKNLKIRYAEHLPSVLKNINCTFPGRKKVGVVGRTGSGKSTLIQAIFRIVEPGEGSIIIDDVDICKIGLHDLRSRLSIIPQDPAMFEGTIRANLDPLQQYSDSEIWEALDKCQLGHRVCDKEEKLDSTVVENGENWSVGQRQLFCLGRTLLKKSSILVLDEATASVDSATDGVIQKIISQEFKDRTVVTIAHRIHTVIDSDLVLVLSEGKIAEYDTPGKLLKRPDSFFSKLVQEYSSRSQSFNNLAKRHD is encoded by the exons ATGCTTTGGGAGGACATCATGTTCAATTTACGTGGCGCAACAC AACTTAAAATTCTTCAATTTCGGACAGGATGGCCGCAGCTCGAATCACCCTGTCTTTGGGAGCATGTCAGCATAGTTGTGCCAGTGGGTTTCCTTGCAATTTTCTTGCTAGATCTTGCAGGAAAACTTCTGGGCCTAATTTTCAAACACAGAGCAAAGGTTACGGATAGGGGCATAGACAAGTACCCCATCAGAATAAAAGTCAGTATTGCCTATAAGGCTAGCATAATTTGTACCAGTTTACTACTGGGGACTCATATCTTAATGCTAATGATGCTGCTAAATGGTAGAGGAACTCAGTGCAACTCTAAGGCTTGGGCCTTTTCATCAGAAACCTTGCAAGTGCTATCATGGGCAATTACAGTAGTTGCAGTATACATAGTGCCAAATAGAAAGTACATCAAGTTCCCCTGGATCCTAAGAGCATGGTGGCTTTGCAGTTTCTTGTTGTCCATCATCTGCATAACTCTTGATACCCATTTTATAATGATAAACCATGGCAAACTTGGCGTAAGAGACTTTGCGGACTTCCTTGGTCTGCTTGCATCCACATGCCTCATGGGCATTTCAATCAGAGGGAAGACAGACATTGTCTTCATTGTCCCCAGTGGCACTGCTGAGCCACTTCTCAATGGAAAAACTGATAAAAATTCAGAATGCATTAGGGAATCTCCATATGGGAAAGCTACTCTTGTCCAACTAGTTACCTTCTCTTGGCTCAATCCCTTATTTGTTCTTGGGTTTAAGAAACCCCTCGAACCGGATGAAATTCCAGATGTTGATATCAAGGACTCAGCAGGATTTCTTTCCCACTCATTCAATGAGAGCCTTGAACATGTTAAGGAGAGAGATGGAACTACAAACCCATCCATCTACAAGGCAATCTACTTGTTTATCAGGAAGAAAGCAGCAATCAATGCATTTTTTGCAGTGGTTACTGCTGTAGCATCATATGTTGGCCCATACCTCATTGAGGACTTTGTAACTTTCCTGTCCCAGAAGAGCACCCGGAGTTTAGAGAGTGGCTACCTTCTAGCACTAGCCTTTCTAGGTGCCAAAATGGTTGAGACAATAGCACAGAGGCAATGGATTTTCGGGGCACGCCAACTAGGCCTTCGCCTTAGAGCTTCTCTGATATCTAGTATTTATAAGAAGGGCTTAGTCCTGTCAAACCGATCCCGCCAAAGCCGCACTAGTGGAGAGATCATCAACTATATGAGTGTAGATATCCAAAGAATCACAGACTTAATCTGGTACTTAAACATACTATGGATGTTACCCATACAAATTTCCTTAGCTATCTACATTCTACATACAACTCTAGGTTTGGGTTCATTGGGAGCATTAGCCGCAACTTTAACTGTTATGGCTTGCAATATACCCCTTACAAGACTCCAGAAGAGGTACCAATCTAAGATCATGGAAGCGAAGGACAATAGGATGAAAGCCACTTCAGAAGTTCTTCGAAATATGAAGGCTCTTAAACTTCAAGCATGGGACAGTCAGTTCCTCAACAGTTTAGAGGGATTGAGGAAAATAGAGTATAGTTGGTTATGGAAATCACTAAGATTATCAGCATTGTCAGCTTTTATCTTCTGGGGATCACCTACGTTAATTTCTGTGGTAACTTTTGGGACATGTATGCTAATGGGGATTGAACTCACAGCTGGGAGAGTTTTATCTGCTTTGGCCACCTTCCGAATGTTACAAGACCCTATATTCAGTCTGCCTGATTTACTCTCTGCGATTGCACAAGGAAAAGTCTCAGCGGATAGAATTACTTCCTACCTACAGGAAGAGGAAATTCAAAGCGACGCAATCAAGTATCTTCCAAGAGATCAAACAGAGTTTGACATCCAGATTGACAGTGGGGAATTCAGCTGGGATCCGGAGTCGAGAAATCCAACTCTTGAAAAAATACAGTTAAAAGTGAAGAGGGGAATGAAGGTGGCAATATGCGGGACTGTGGGATCAGGGAAGTCTAGCCTGCTTTCATGCATTATAGGAGAAATACAGAAGCTATCTGGGACAGTGAAGATTAGTGGTACAAAGGCTTATGTACCTCAGTCTCCATGGATACTAACAGGAAATGTAAGGGATAATATTCTCTTCGGGAATCAATATGATGGTACTAAGTACGACAGAACAGTTAAAGCATGTGCTTTGGAAAAGGATTTTGAACTTTTCTCCAGTGGTGACCTAACAGAGATTGGAGAGAGAGGGATAAATATGAGTGGAGGCCAAAAGCAAAGAATACAGATTGCTCGTGCAGTTTACCAGGATGCTAACATATATCTACTTGATGACCCTTTCAGTGCTGTTGATGCTCATACTGGCACCCAAATTTTTGAG GAATGCCTGATGGGGATTCTTAAAGACAAGACTATACTTTTTGTTACCCACCAAGTTGAGTTTCTTCCAGCAGCAGACCTTATTCTG GTGATGCAAAATGGAAGAATTGCACAAGCTGGACGATTCGAGGAACTTTTGAAGCAAAATATAGGATTTGAAGTTTTAGTTGGTGCTCATAGTGAAGCTCTAGAGTCAATCCTCACAGTTGAAAACTCAAGTAAAACATCTCCAAGTCCTACAGCTGATGATGAATCCAACATAGATTCAACTTTTAATGCAGAGCTTCTACACACACAAAATGACTCAGAGCATAATCTTTCTCTAGAAATAACAGAAAAGGCAAGCAAATTTGTCCAAGatgaagaaagagagaaaggaagcATTGGAAAAGAAGTTTACTGGTCTTATTTGACCACTGTGAAAGGTGGAGCCCTAGTTCCATTCATCCTTTTGGCACAGTCATCATTCCAAGTATTACAGATAGCAAGTAACTACTGGATGGCATGGGCTTCTCCTACCACAAGTGAGACTCAACCGAAAGTGGCGATGAACTTCATATTGCTTGTTTATATATTACTTGCTGTTGGAAGTTCACTTTGCGTGCTGTTGCGAGCCACTTTAGTAGCACTAGCAGGACTTTGGACATCACAAAAGCTTTTCACCAAAATGCTGCATAGTGTGCTCCGGGCACCGATGGCATTTTTTGATTCAACCCCATTTGGAAGAATCTTAAACCGG GTATCTACAGATCAAAGTGTGCTAGACTTGGAACTGGCAGGAAAAGTAGGTTGGTGTGCCTTTTCAATAATTCAGATTCTAGGAACTATTGTAGTGATGTCACAAGTGGCATGGGAAGTATTTGTCATCTTCATTCCAGTAACTGCAATCTGCATATGGTACCAA CAATATTACATACCAACAGCAAGAGAACTAGCCCGCTTATCAGGTATTGAACGAGCACCAATACTCCATCACTTTGCAGAATCACTAGCAGGAGCTGCAACAATCCGTGCTTTTGATCAAGAACACCGTTTCATTGATGGAAACCTCGGTCTTGTTGACAACCACTCTAGGCCATGGTTTCATAGTGTGTCAGCAATGgaatggctttctttcagactCAATTTGCTATCCAACTTTGTGTTTGCCTTCTCATTGGTTTTACTGGTCACCCTCCCTGAAGGAGTTATCAATCCAA GCATTGCAGGGTTGGCAGTAACATACGGAATCAATTTGAACGTGTTACAAGCTTCAGTTATATGGAACATATGCAATGCAGAAAATAAGATGATATCAGTTGAAAGAATTCTTCAGTACTCAAATATAAAACGTGAAGCAGCACTTGTGATTGAAGATTGCAGACCACCAAACAACTGGCCAGAAGTTGGAACaatttgctttaaaaatttgaag ATCCGCTACGCTGAACATCTTCCATCTGTCCTAAAAAACATTAACTGTACATTTCCTGGAAGGAAGAAAGTTGGTGTTGTGGGAAGGACAGGTAGTGGGAAATCAACCCTCATACAAGCTATTTTCAGGATTGTTGAACCCGGAGAGGGCAGCATCATCATCGATGATGTGGACATTTGCAAAATAGGCCTTCACGACTTAAGATCAAGGCTTAGTATCATACCACAGGACCCAGCAATGTTTGAGGGAACAATTAGAGCAAACCTAGACCCTCTACAGCAATATTCTGACAGTGAAATATGGGAG GCTCTGGATAAATGTCAGCTAGGTCATCGAGTGTGTGATAAGGAAGAGAAGTTGGATTCCACAG TCgttgaaaatggagaaaattgGAGTGTGGGCCAAAGACAGTTATTTTGTCTTGGAAGAACCTTGCTGAAGAAGAGTAGCATTCTCGTACTGGATGAAGCAACAGCATCAGTTGATTCTGCAACTGATGGAGTGATACAAAAAATCATTAGTCAAGAGTTCAAAGATCGGACAGTTGTCACTATAGCTCACAGAATCCACACAGTTATAGATAGCGATCTCGTGTTGGTCCTCAGTGAAGGCAA AATTGCAGAATATGACACTCCAGGAAAGCTACTGAAACGGCCGGATTCTTTCTTCTCTAAACTCGTACAGGAGTACTCCTCAAGATCTCAAAGTTTCAACAACTTAgcaaagagacatgattag